A stretch of the Ischnura elegans chromosome 5, ioIscEleg1.1, whole genome shotgun sequence genome encodes the following:
- the LOC124158599 gene encoding uncharacterized protein LOC124158599 isoform X3, which produces MSGGGGGPAGPRRPLLALLLATATLLMTLTRGAGSAGSIVPGSPENVTVVFLNATSVKVTWDTTLGHAEKYDVVYKPTDASYRVVAVVAGNTGAVTLEGLQADRQYQVTVAAVRAGRKFRSRPVVFRTLAAAPPPPSVGQPPPPPPYPRSNQQGYGAGGRMVAATGGTFQVRGIEVCIVLLVLAVWAGAIALFFNRWGKIRMLLPYQPDYKEQMKAAAAAAAAGPVPGAVPGGQLPPGALGTPGGQPSSISCPQAAGQSCSQHLHWSRLASSARFDYAPPPGARFSRPRINSVFAAYGASSLAGGATGGGSSWGGLSYGHGGGMGPRSHYGGSRYGGVGATSSGGGYGGLYFAASTEFPACRKARSAENIPMGPLVVLPTPPGDGEEKLPDYDEERKKDEEEKKWDRAPPGEEEIESGAAAKEQ; this is translated from the exons GGTCCATCGTCCCAGGTAGCCCAGAGAACGTGACTGTGGTGTTCCTCAATGCCACATCCGTCAAGGTCACATGGGACACAACCCTCGGACATGCTGAGAAGTATGACGTCGTCTACAAGCCAACGGACGCTAG CTACCGCGTGGTGGCAGTGGTGGCGGGTAACACAGGGGCCGTGACCCTCGAGGGCCTGCAGGCGGACAGACAGTACCAGGTGACGGTGGCTGCCGTGAGAGCGGGCCGCAAGTTCCGAAGCAGACCCGTCGTCTTCCGGACCCTGG CAGCAGCGCCGCCCCCGCCGTCCGTGGGGCAGCCACCGCCTCCGCCGCCCTACCCCCGCTCCAACCAGCAGGGTTACGGGGCGGGGGGCCGCATGGTTGCGGCCACCGGTGGGACGTTCCAGGTGCGCGGCATCGAGGTGTGCATCGTGCTGCTGGTGCTGGCCGTGTGGGCGGGCGCCATCGCGCTCTTCTTCAACCGATGGGGCAAGATCCGCATGTTACTCCCCTACCAGCCCGACTACAAGGAGCAGATGAAGGCGGCGGCTGCGGCCGCAGCGGCCGGGCCAGTGCCTGGGGCCGTGCCGGGAGGGCAGCTTCCACCGGGAGCCCTCGGCACGCCGGGGGGACAGCCCTCGTCCATTTCCTGCCCGCAGGCAGCCGGGCAGTCTTGTTCGCAG CACCTGCACTGGTCCCGCCTAGCATCATCAGCCCGCTTCGACTACGCACCGCCACCCGGAGCTCGCTTCTCTCGGCCAAGAATCAACTCGGTGTTCGCTGCCTACGGTGCAAGCAGCCTCGCGGGGGGAGCCACCGGCGGTGGCAGTAGTTGGGGAGGGCTCAGCTATGGGCACGGGGGTGGCATGGGCCCCAGGAGTCACTACGGGGGCAGCAGGTACGGTGGCGTGGGGGCGACCTCCAGTGGCGGTGGCTACGGCGGCCTCTACTTTGCAGCCTCCACCGAGTTTCCTGCTTGCAGGAAAGCACGGAGTGCAGAGAACATCCCCATGGGCCCCTTAGTGGTGCTACCAACACCACCAGGAGATGGCGAAGAGAAGCTTCCGGATTACGATGAGGAGAGGAAGAAGGATGAAGAGGAGAAGAAGTGGGACCGGGCGCCACCAGGCGAGGAGGAGATAGAGAGTGGTGCGGCTGCCAAGGAACAGTAG
- the LOC124158599 gene encoding uncharacterized protein LOC124158599 isoform X1 codes for MSGGGGGPAGPRRPLLALLLATATLLMTLTRGAGSAGSIVPGSPENVTVVFLNATSVKVTWDTTLGHAEKYDVVYKPTDASLPGHECYRVVAVVAGNTGAVTLEGLQADRQYQVTVAAVRAGRKFRSRPVVFRTLAAAPPPPSVGQPPPPPPYPRSNQQGYGAGGRMVAATGGTFQVRGIEVCIVLLVLAVWAGAIALFFNRWGKIRMLLPYQPDYKEQMKAAAAAAAAGPVPGAVPGGQLPPGALGTPGGQPSSISCPQAAGQSCSQHLHWSRLASSARFDYAPPPGARFSRPRINSVFAAYGASSLAGGATGGGSSWGGLSYGHGGGMGPRSHYGGSRYGGVGATSSGGGYGGLYFAASTEFPACRKARSAENIPMGPLVVLPTPPGDGEEKLPDYDEERKKDEEEKKWDRAPPGEEEIESGAAAKEQ; via the exons GGTCCATCGTCCCAGGTAGCCCAGAGAACGTGACTGTGGTGTTCCTCAATGCCACATCCGTCAAGGTCACATGGGACACAACCCTCGGACATGCTGAGAAGTATGACGTCGTCTACAAGCCAACGGACGCTAG TCTTCCAGGTCACGAATG CTACCGCGTGGTGGCAGTGGTGGCGGGTAACACAGGGGCCGTGACCCTCGAGGGCCTGCAGGCGGACAGACAGTACCAGGTGACGGTGGCTGCCGTGAGAGCGGGCCGCAAGTTCCGAAGCAGACCCGTCGTCTTCCGGACCCTGG CAGCAGCGCCGCCCCCGCCGTCCGTGGGGCAGCCACCGCCTCCGCCGCCCTACCCCCGCTCCAACCAGCAGGGTTACGGGGCGGGGGGCCGCATGGTTGCGGCCACCGGTGGGACGTTCCAGGTGCGCGGCATCGAGGTGTGCATCGTGCTGCTGGTGCTGGCCGTGTGGGCGGGCGCCATCGCGCTCTTCTTCAACCGATGGGGCAAGATCCGCATGTTACTCCCCTACCAGCCCGACTACAAGGAGCAGATGAAGGCGGCGGCTGCGGCCGCAGCGGCCGGGCCAGTGCCTGGGGCCGTGCCGGGAGGGCAGCTTCCACCGGGAGCCCTCGGCACGCCGGGGGGACAGCCCTCGTCCATTTCCTGCCCGCAGGCAGCCGGGCAGTCTTGTTCGCAG CACCTGCACTGGTCCCGCCTAGCATCATCAGCCCGCTTCGACTACGCACCGCCACCCGGAGCTCGCTTCTCTCGGCCAAGAATCAACTCGGTGTTCGCTGCCTACGGTGCAAGCAGCCTCGCGGGGGGAGCCACCGGCGGTGGCAGTAGTTGGGGAGGGCTCAGCTATGGGCACGGGGGTGGCATGGGCCCCAGGAGTCACTACGGGGGCAGCAGGTACGGTGGCGTGGGGGCGACCTCCAGTGGCGGTGGCTACGGCGGCCTCTACTTTGCAGCCTCCACCGAGTTTCCTGCTTGCAGGAAAGCACGGAGTGCAGAGAACATCCCCATGGGCCCCTTAGTGGTGCTACCAACACCACCAGGAGATGGCGAAGAGAAGCTTCCGGATTACGATGAGGAGAGGAAGAAGGATGAAGAGGAGAAGAAGTGGGACCGGGCGCCACCAGGCGAGGAGGAGATAGAGAGTGGTGCGGCTGCCAAGGAACAGTAG
- the LOC124158599 gene encoding uncharacterized protein LOC124158599 isoform X2 — MSGGGGGPAGPRRPLLALLLATATLLMTLTRGAGSAGSIVPGSPENVTVVFLNATSVKVTWDTTLGHAEKYDVVYKPTDASLPGHECYRVVAVVAGNTGAVTLEGLQADRQYQVTVAAVRAGRKFRSRPVVFRTLAAPPPPSVGQPPPPPPYPRSNQQGYGAGGRMVAATGGTFQVRGIEVCIVLLVLAVWAGAIALFFNRWGKIRMLLPYQPDYKEQMKAAAAAAAAGPVPGAVPGGQLPPGALGTPGGQPSSISCPQAAGQSCSQHLHWSRLASSARFDYAPPPGARFSRPRINSVFAAYGASSLAGGATGGGSSWGGLSYGHGGGMGPRSHYGGSRYGGVGATSSGGGYGGLYFAASTEFPACRKARSAENIPMGPLVVLPTPPGDGEEKLPDYDEERKKDEEEKKWDRAPPGEEEIESGAAAKEQ; from the exons GGTCCATCGTCCCAGGTAGCCCAGAGAACGTGACTGTGGTGTTCCTCAATGCCACATCCGTCAAGGTCACATGGGACACAACCCTCGGACATGCTGAGAAGTATGACGTCGTCTACAAGCCAACGGACGCTAG TCTTCCAGGTCACGAATG CTACCGCGTGGTGGCAGTGGTGGCGGGTAACACAGGGGCCGTGACCCTCGAGGGCCTGCAGGCGGACAGACAGTACCAGGTGACGGTGGCTGCCGTGAGAGCGGGCCGCAAGTTCCGAAGCAGACCCGTCGTCTTCCGGACCCTGG CAGCGCCGCCCCCGCCGTCCGTGGGGCAGCCACCGCCTCCGCCGCCCTACCCCCGCTCCAACCAGCAGGGTTACGGGGCGGGGGGCCGCATGGTTGCGGCCACCGGTGGGACGTTCCAGGTGCGCGGCATCGAGGTGTGCATCGTGCTGCTGGTGCTGGCCGTGTGGGCGGGCGCCATCGCGCTCTTCTTCAACCGATGGGGCAAGATCCGCATGTTACTCCCCTACCAGCCCGACTACAAGGAGCAGATGAAGGCGGCGGCTGCGGCCGCAGCGGCCGGGCCAGTGCCTGGGGCCGTGCCGGGAGGGCAGCTTCCACCGGGAGCCCTCGGCACGCCGGGGGGACAGCCCTCGTCCATTTCCTGCCCGCAGGCAGCCGGGCAGTCTTGTTCGCAG CACCTGCACTGGTCCCGCCTAGCATCATCAGCCCGCTTCGACTACGCACCGCCACCCGGAGCTCGCTTCTCTCGGCCAAGAATCAACTCGGTGTTCGCTGCCTACGGTGCAAGCAGCCTCGCGGGGGGAGCCACCGGCGGTGGCAGTAGTTGGGGAGGGCTCAGCTATGGGCACGGGGGTGGCATGGGCCCCAGGAGTCACTACGGGGGCAGCAGGTACGGTGGCGTGGGGGCGACCTCCAGTGGCGGTGGCTACGGCGGCCTCTACTTTGCAGCCTCCACCGAGTTTCCTGCTTGCAGGAAAGCACGGAGTGCAGAGAACATCCCCATGGGCCCCTTAGTGGTGCTACCAACACCACCAGGAGATGGCGAAGAGAAGCTTCCGGATTACGATGAGGAGAGGAAGAAGGATGAAGAGGAGAAGAAGTGGGACCGGGCGCCACCAGGCGAGGAGGAGATAGAGAGTGGTGCGGCTGCCAAGGAACAGTAG